The following proteins are encoded in a genomic region of Candidatus Dormiibacterota bacterium:
- a CDS encoding DMT family transporter, translating to MTSIDESRSRPPGLYGMALVIASAFCYSMLSIFGKLALALGLPLLPLLATRFALGAVILWVWVLLTASCRRALVRVPRTRVAGLIAWGVLGFSGQSVLFFMALQRIPASLTEVLLYTCPAFLALMLWGITRRRPRSSRLLAIALALLGTWLCAGPIDAAVDARGALLATLSGFWYAAFLIWMHRLTPGIPGAVSGAYIITGAALAFTAATLIRGGGFLVPRGAAAWGSVLGIVLSATVFGFVLFVAGLKRVGPQAASVLSTFEPIGTILLAAIVLGERLRGAQWAGAALIIGAAFVLASTSEEFERVGPVDAPLPSQPEAAVE from the coding sequence GTGACCTCCATCGATGAGAGCCGCTCCCGGCCACCGGGACTCTACGGTATGGCTCTGGTGATCGCCTCGGCGTTCTGCTACTCGATGCTCTCCATCTTCGGCAAGCTCGCCCTCGCGCTGGGTCTGCCGCTGCTGCCGCTCCTCGCCACGCGATTCGCGCTGGGGGCGGTCATTCTGTGGGTCTGGGTCCTGCTGACGGCTTCGTGCCGGCGGGCGCTCGTACGGGTGCCGCGGACGCGGGTGGCGGGATTGATCGCCTGGGGCGTCCTGGGCTTCTCGGGACAATCTGTGCTCTTCTTCATGGCCCTGCAGCGCATCCCTGCGAGCCTGACGGAAGTGCTCCTCTACACCTGCCCGGCCTTCCTGGCCCTGATGCTGTGGGGGATCACGCGCCGCCGCCCGAGGAGCTCGCGTCTTCTGGCCATCGCGCTGGCGCTTCTCGGAACCTGGCTGTGCGCGGGGCCGATCGACGCAGCGGTGGACGCGCGCGGCGCCCTCCTCGCGACCCTCTCGGGGTTCTGGTACGCCGCCTTCCTGATCTGGATGCATCGCCTGACACCCGGAATTCCCGGAGCGGTCTCGGGGGCGTACATCATCACGGGCGCGGCCCTCGCGTTCACCGCCGCGACCCTGATCCGGGGCGGCGGTTTTCTGGTGCCGCGCGGTGCCGCGGCCTGGGGTAGCGTGCTCGGAATCGTCCTGTCGGCGACCGTCTTCGGCTTCGTCCTGTTCGTGGCCGGGCTGAAGAGGGTCGGGCCGCAGGCCGCCTCCGTCCTCAGCACCTTCGAGCCGATCGGCACGATCCTCCTGGCGGCGATCGTCCTCGGCGAGAGGCTGCGCGGGGCGCAGTGGGCCGGCGCCGCGCTCATCATCGGAGCGGCGTTCGTCCTGGCCTCGACGTCGGAGGAGTTCGAGCGCGTCGGACCGGTGGACGCGCCCCTTCCGTCCCAGCCGGAAGCGGCCGTGGAGTAA
- a CDS encoding FIST N-terminal domain-containing protein has translation MAIDAGVGLSTEVHSAGAARAAARQALERSGAPSADWAVVFITSAHRPHFAAMLAETQKTLGTDFVAGCSAWGVLTGTEEVEGRPAVAVLAVRSDGLTASTFLATLGEDEPEGAAREIARQVKAPRDGLLVLLPDTSATRPDHLLHEIGRLLPGCEAVGAASSGDPAVAGTFQFYGRNVASKALTGLYLAGDLRRSIGITQGCQPLGPPARITAGDGNVILELDGRPALEVLRSRLPGPLADSLDRLGGHLSVGLPPDPLQEEILPGEYLVRQLLGIDEGRGALVVAATVRSGEPLFIVLREGQAARQDLKEMLQRIAPSTRGAARFGFYFNCAARGSSLYGMPGIDTAFISSALGDLPIIGFFGNAEIAPLRGLNRLFTYTGVLALIGEGAAG, from the coding sequence GTGGCGATCGACGCGGGCGTGGGACTGTCGACCGAAGTGCACTCCGCCGGGGCGGCGCGCGCCGCCGCCCGCCAGGCGCTCGAGCGCAGCGGCGCCCCGTCCGCCGACTGGGCGGTGGTGTTCATCACGTCGGCGCACCGGCCGCACTTCGCGGCGATGCTGGCGGAAACCCAGAAAACGCTCGGGACCGATTTCGTGGCCGGCTGCAGCGCCTGGGGGGTGCTGACAGGAACGGAGGAGGTGGAAGGACGCCCGGCGGTCGCCGTCCTGGCGGTGCGATCCGACGGTCTCACGGCCTCGACCTTTCTCGCCACGCTCGGCGAGGATGAGCCGGAGGGTGCCGCCCGCGAAATCGCCCGGCAGGTGAAGGCTCCACGCGACGGCCTCCTCGTCCTTCTGCCCGACACGTCCGCGACGCGGCCCGACCACCTGCTGCACGAGATCGGCCGCCTCCTCCCGGGGTGCGAAGCCGTCGGAGCCGCATCCTCCGGCGACCCGGCGGTCGCCGGCACGTTTCAGTTCTACGGTCGAAACGTGGCCAGCAAGGCGCTGACGGGGCTGTACCTCGCGGGCGACCTGCGCCGCAGCATCGGGATCACGCAGGGATGCCAGCCGCTCGGCCCGCCCGCACGGATCACCGCCGGCGACGGCAACGTCATTCTCGAGTTGGACGGACGTCCGGCGCTCGAGGTGCTGCGCTCGCGCCTGCCGGGACCTCTGGCGGATTCCCTGGACCGGCTCGGGGGGCACCTGTCCGTGGGCCTGCCACCCGATCCCCTGCAGGAGGAGATCCTGCCCGGCGAGTACCTGGTGCGGCAGCTGCTGGGGATCGACGAAGGGCGCGGAGCCCTTGTCGTGGCGGCCACTGTACGCTCCGGCGAGCCGCTCTTTATCGTCCTGCGCGAGGGACAGGCCGCGCGGCAGGACCTGAAGGAGATGCTGCAGAGGATCGCCCCCTCCACCCGTGGCGCGGCGCGCTTCGGCTTCTACTTCAACTGCGCGGCGCGCGGCTCGTCGCTCTACGGCATGCCCGGGATCGACACGGCCTTCATCTCGTCCGCCCTCGGCGACCTGCCGATCATCGGCTTCTTCGGGAACGCCGAGATCGCACCGCTGCGCGGCCTGAACCGGCTGTTCACGTACACCGGCGTCCTGGCGCTCATCGGCGAGGGGGCCGCGGGATGA
- a CDS encoding nucleotide excision repair endonuclease, with amino-acid sequence MKIPAIQNDIVTHLRTLGRPETSRALATRFLRIQHTDEETCRRLLAPFLATVPGVVHRPEEGWSLTQEAPRSVPPGGEAGDAAVLNEPARDGGRSLLDFVAFASEGMGPAGSGALAVVSLLPVVAGEECQEEMFPDWGLDDDASPPDARVAGGLSPAVLEELIQTIGDLPVVCHRLTREVEPLRRLCAEAGLAFHAPVISAAKLGHLLLGLKANHAAADLAQALGVETRGPDDCRGRARIVAASFLRLAPLLEERGIDSPAAVLEYQDMPAAPLDLSGYSFTAEDLKGLPAGPGAYRFLDREGRVLYVGKAKNLRVRVGSYFTPSARGTAKGRAILDQVHALRIDAVASELEANLLEAALIAEHRPALNRQFDVHERPAPYGPRLNLIVVLRDAAGAAPGGPTCTFHVLRGGRYVARIGGVLPDAAPSAATWTRARALIASLYFPESSEGGRETTAASAKAAGHDDGVDIDWQLVASFLRKYHDAINFLDVDECASPGEAEARLRVLAVSALESPGRTLAR; translated from the coding sequence ATGAAGATTCCCGCAATCCAGAATGACATCGTCACGCACCTCAGGACCCTGGGGCGCCCGGAGACGAGCCGGGCGCTTGCAACCCGCTTCCTGCGCATCCAGCACACCGACGAAGAGACCTGCCGGCGGCTGCTCGCCCCGTTCCTCGCGACCGTGCCCGGAGTCGTGCACCGGCCGGAGGAGGGGTGGTCCCTGACACAGGAGGCTCCGCGCTCGGTCCCTCCGGGAGGCGAAGCCGGCGACGCCGCCGTCCTGAACGAGCCGGCGCGGGACGGCGGACGATCGCTTCTGGATTTCGTGGCGTTCGCGTCCGAGGGGATGGGCCCCGCCGGGAGCGGAGCCCTCGCCGTCGTCAGCCTCCTGCCGGTCGTGGCGGGCGAGGAGTGCCAGGAGGAGATGTTCCCCGACTGGGGACTCGACGACGATGCGTCTCCGCCGGACGCGCGGGTCGCGGGCGGGCTCAGCCCCGCCGTGCTGGAAGAACTGATCCAGACGATCGGCGACCTGCCGGTCGTCTGTCATCGCCTGACGCGCGAGGTCGAGCCGCTGCGGCGACTCTGCGCCGAGGCGGGACTCGCGTTCCATGCGCCGGTCATCTCCGCCGCGAAACTCGGACACCTGCTGCTGGGGTTGAAGGCCAATCACGCCGCAGCGGACCTGGCGCAGGCCCTCGGTGTCGAAACGAGGGGGCCGGACGACTGCCGGGGCCGGGCGCGGATCGTGGCGGCGTCCTTCCTGCGCCTGGCGCCCCTTCTCGAGGAGCGCGGCATCGACTCCCCTGCCGCCGTCCTGGAGTACCAGGACATGCCGGCGGCACCGCTCGATCTGTCCGGCTACTCCTTCACCGCCGAGGACCTGAAGGGATTGCCGGCCGGCCCCGGCGCCTACCGCTTCCTCGACCGCGAGGGGCGCGTGCTGTACGTGGGCAAGGCCAAGAACCTGCGTGTCCGTGTCGGCTCGTACTTCACCCCTTCGGCGCGGGGGACCGCCAAGGGACGCGCCATCCTGGACCAGGTACACGCTCTGCGGATCGACGCGGTCGCATCGGAGCTGGAGGCGAACCTCCTGGAGGCGGCGCTGATCGCCGAACACCGTCCCGCCCTCAACCGCCAGTTCGACGTGCACGAGCGGCCGGCGCCGTACGGCCCACGACTCAACCTGATCGTCGTTCTGAGGGACGCCGCCGGCGCGGCCCCGGGAGGTCCGACCTGCACCTTCCACGTGCTGCGCGGCGGCCGCTACGTCGCGCGAATCGGGGGCGTCCTGCCCGACGCCGCTCCCTCCGCGGCCACCTGGACCAGGGCGCGGGCGCTCATCGCCTCTCTCTACTTCCCGGAATCGTCGGAGGGCGGACGGGAGACGACGGCGGCGTCTGCGAAAGCGGCGGGTCACGACGACGGAGTGGACATCGACTGGCAGCTCGTCGCGTCGTTCCTGAGAAAGTACCACGACGCGATCAACTTCCTCGACGTGGACGAGTGCGCCTCCCCCGGCGAGGCCGAAGCACGTCTGCGTGTTCTGGCGGTGTCCGCGCTCGAGTCTCCCGGCCGCACTCTGGCGCGCTGA
- a CDS encoding glycosyltransferase family 39 protein has product MAFLRRHAPLILVLSAAAFLRFHALSDLPPAHYRDVALTATDALRAAAGHPRLHFTYDEGLYADLMGLVFLLLGASDWAVRAPGALFGVLTCWGVLRLGRAFDRERAGLFGAALLAVSFWHVLLSRSGFRAVLLPCLMVHAAAFLVEGLRSGHSLRRLLLGGALFGLGAHVYPSIRFAPFVLPPYVIAQARASGAWGVMLRKFGLFVAAAIVVAGPMLLHYLHHPEHFTYPRRVLSVFSSKVPGSDVPAYLERNLEATLLMFHVHGDDNRRHNLSGAPMLDPITGLLFLAGIVLVARGKSRPIAFLLLAWVPVMLLPNLLSVEGVPHGLRSCGVLPAVALLGGIALDSLYSLMLRRSGPRLPAATAVLAVALIGCWTGYRYFVVWGNDPRVALDHDAAYRQAARVLIASPAGTDLLLVANGSGFPAYGHPVEAQVYLFEMRDSPPAVLGSKDTPRLVLNGRPALVAFIQRDDRIVDLIRRLNPGAAVTEVRDGGVSPESPVYRVN; this is encoded by the coding sequence ATGGCTTTCCTGAGACGCCACGCTCCGCTCATCCTGGTCCTGTCCGCGGCGGCGTTCCTCCGATTCCACGCTCTTTCGGACCTGCCCCCCGCGCACTACCGGGACGTGGCGCTCACTGCCACGGACGCCTTGCGCGCCGCCGCGGGGCATCCCCGCCTCCATTTCACCTATGACGAAGGGCTCTACGCCGACCTGATGGGCCTGGTGTTTCTCTTGCTGGGGGCGTCCGATTGGGCAGTGCGCGCCCCCGGCGCGCTGTTCGGTGTTTTGACCTGCTGGGGTGTGCTCAGGCTGGGGCGCGCCTTCGATCGGGAGCGCGCCGGTCTGTTCGGCGCGGCGCTGCTCGCGGTGTCGTTCTGGCACGTCCTCCTGAGTCGCAGCGGATTCCGGGCGGTCCTCCTGCCGTGCCTCATGGTCCATGCCGCCGCCTTCCTGGTCGAGGGGCTCCGATCCGGTCACAGCCTCCGGCGACTTCTTCTCGGGGGGGCTCTGTTCGGTCTCGGCGCGCACGTCTATCCATCGATCCGCTTCGCCCCGTTCGTCCTGCCTCCGTATGTCATCGCCCAGGCCCGGGCCTCAGGCGCCTGGGGCGTCATGCTCCGGAAGTTCGGCCTGTTCGTCGCGGCGGCGATCGTCGTGGCCGGGCCGATGCTGCTGCACTACCTGCATCATCCCGAGCATTTCACCTACCCGCGACGCGTCCTGTCGGTCTTCAGCTCCAAGGTTCCGGGCAGCGACGTACCGGCCTATCTGGAGCGCAATCTCGAGGCCACGCTCCTGATGTTCCACGTTCACGGCGACGACAACCGCCGGCACAACCTGAGCGGCGCGCCGATGCTCGACCCGATCACCGGTCTGTTGTTTCTCGCCGGTATCGTCCTGGTCGCTCGCGGGAAATCGAGACCGATCGCCTTCCTGCTTCTCGCCTGGGTGCCGGTGATGCTCCTGCCGAACCTCCTGTCGGTCGAGGGGGTCCCGCACGGACTGCGGAGCTGCGGCGTCCTGCCGGCCGTGGCCCTCCTGGGGGGGATCGCGCTGGATTCCCTTTACAGCCTGATGCTGCGGCGCTCGGGCCCCCGCCTCCCTGCGGCGACCGCAGTCCTCGCCGTCGCTCTGATCGGCTGCTGGACCGGTTACCGCTATTTCGTGGTCTGGGGGAACGACCCCCGAGTCGCCCTCGACCACGACGCGGCGTACCGCCAGGCGGCGCGCGTCCTGATCGCGTCCCCAGCGGGAACGGACCTCCTCCTCGTCGCCAACGGCAGCGGCTTCCCCGCGTACGGCCATCCGGTGGAGGCGCAGGTCTATCTGTTCGAGATGCGCGACAGTCCACCCGCCGTACTCGGATCGAAGGACACGCCGCGTCTCGTGCTCAACGGCAGACCGGCCCTGGTGGCTTTCATCCAGAGGGACGACCGGATCGTCGACCTGATCAGGAGGCTGAATCCGGGCGCGGCGGTCACCGAGGTGCGGGACGGGGGAGTCTCCCCCGAGAGTCCGGTCTACCGCGTCAACTGA
- a CDS encoding response regulator — MPPSAKILLVDDDATVLDLVRETLEGCGYTIDTVTNSQDAISRVKDGGYSMIILDLLLPDMNGFILAQEIKRIDPSLSDRILFISGILFGQSTVDHLGSVGAGFLSKPFQLESLIDAVDKIAKRRVA; from the coding sequence ATGCCACCCTCAGCGAAAATCCTTCTCGTGGACGACGACGCCACCGTCCTAGACCTCGTACGCGAGACCCTCGAAGGGTGCGGCTACACGATCGACACCGTCACGAACAGCCAGGACGCCATCTCCCGGGTCAAGGACGGCGGGTATTCGATGATCATTCTCGATCTCCTGCTGCCCGACATGAACGGATTCATCCTGGCGCAGGAGATCAAGCGGATCGACCCGAGTCTCTCCGACCGAATCCTGTTCATCTCCGGCATCCTGTTCGGCCAGAGCACGGTCGACCACCTCGGCTCGGTCGGCGCAGGCTTTCTCAGCAAGCCCTTCCAGCTCGAATCCCTGATC